Proteins found in one Opitutaceae bacterium genomic segment:
- a CDS encoding radical SAM protein, with translation MNATAAGTDQEELIKKREKVLADAKAALARVFTAPGKSDAKRLEMAKTLNSALQRIELQMEKSELASFPSAIELPVAGKCNLRCTMCSLSHGAPMYPNWTIEEVERFEPLFRFAKSVNPTGVGEPLSVKDLPKMLALFKRYALVAGFYSNGTLLTPERTEMILDSNLSQLNISLDGATKETYERIRRHGSFDEVISNLKHFVRRRNERGLSKPVLQIAMVLMRQNMHELPLMVQLAKQIGAQSVYTMYEAGVLKDERCQLEPERTNAVLDEARILAKSLGILLMAPANLPVANSRSPEAPDEAQSGRVRCAYPWMNMTIHNNGDIGPCCRIQGEIDGFKYGNVSDGNVEASWNSPGMVHLRQRLACGDAPEVCRTCNIRTSSFK, from the coding sequence ATGAATGCGACAGCGGCAGGGACTGATCAGGAAGAATTGATTAAGAAGCGGGAAAAGGTCCTTGCGGACGCTAAAGCAGCTTTGGCGCGGGTGTTCACTGCGCCTGGAAAGTCGGATGCGAAGCGCCTCGAAATGGCAAAGACATTGAATTCAGCCCTGCAGCGTATCGAGCTGCAGATGGAAAAGTCAGAGCTCGCTTCGTTTCCTTCCGCGATTGAGTTGCCCGTGGCGGGCAAGTGCAATCTCCGCTGCACGATGTGCAGCCTCTCGCATGGTGCACCGATGTATCCGAATTGGACCATTGAAGAGGTCGAACGATTCGAACCGCTCTTCCGCTTTGCCAAGTCGGTGAATCCGACCGGGGTGGGCGAGCCCTTGTCGGTCAAGGACCTCCCCAAGATGTTGGCGCTCTTTAAGCGGTATGCGCTCGTCGCCGGCTTCTATTCCAATGGAACTCTTCTCACTCCGGAGCGCACGGAGATGATCCTCGATTCCAACCTTTCGCAACTGAACATCTCGCTTGATGGCGCGACGAAGGAGACCTACGAGCGGATCCGCCGACACGGGAGTTTCGACGAGGTGATATCGAATCTTAAGCATTTTGTTCGTAGGCGGAATGAGCGAGGCCTGTCAAAGCCGGTTCTGCAAATCGCGATGGTGCTGATGCGGCAGAACATGCACGAACTGCCGTTGATGGTGCAGTTGGCGAAACAAATCGGCGCACAATCAGTGTACACGATGTATGAGGCAGGCGTGCTTAAGGATGAACGTTGCCAACTTGAGCCTGAGCGCACCAATGCAGTTCTCGACGAGGCTCGGATCCTCGCGAAATCCCTCGGAATACTCCTCATGGCACCCGCAAATCTTCCGGTCGCAAATTCTCGTTCGCCGGAAGCTCCTGATGAAGCCCAAAGCGGTCGCGTGCGGTGTGCTTATCCCTGGATGAACATGACGATCCATAATAACGGAGATATAGGGCCGTGCTGCCGCATTCAGGGGGAGATCGACGGATTCAAGTATGGCAATGTCTCGGACGGCAACGTCGAGGCAAGCTGGAACAGTCCGGGAATGGTCCACCTTCGCCAGCGCCTAGCTTGCGGGGACGCCCCGGAAGTTTGCAGGACTTGTAACATCAGAACGTCGAGTTTCAAATGA
- a CDS encoding NAD(P)-dependent oxidoreductase → MPKRVAILGDGFVARQTQRKLGQCGHAVTILGRRDCDLTDDAQVKSKLPNLEVDAALLTASVVRLKGNDYGSLIANVRMAAHVAAALPPECQLVFLSSVDVYGNSPPPRITTRSPLAPFDCYGVSKLLGEDLVRARPGVVTILRLNGVFGRDDRGLSTLSKLAMAARAGSIKVFGTGQTKRDFNFVEDVATVIEQSICHEVPGTYNVASGRSRSLCEIAELVRNTLNPAATIQRIDTVSTAREYDLDFDQSEFAQAYPNMRYTTLESAVVSYQ, encoded by the coding sequence ATGCCTAAGCGTGTGGCCATTCTCGGCGACGGATTCGTCGCGCGCCAGACACAGCGAAAGCTGGGCCAGTGTGGGCATGCCGTCACCATTCTCGGTCGTCGGGACTGCGATCTGACGGACGATGCCCAGGTTAAGTCAAAGCTTCCGAACTTGGAGGTGGACGCGGCGTTGCTCACGGCGTCGGTGGTGCGCCTGAAGGGAAACGACTATGGAAGTCTAATCGCGAATGTTCGTATGGCCGCACATGTGGCCGCTGCGCTTCCACCCGAATGTCAACTCGTGTTTCTGAGCAGTGTAGATGTCTATGGTAACTCTCCTCCACCTAGAATTACAACGCGAAGTCCTTTGGCCCCCTTTGATTGTTACGGAGTCTCGAAATTGCTCGGGGAAGACTTGGTGCGAGCAAGACCGGGGGTTGTGACGATTCTTCGCTTAAACGGAGTCTTCGGGCGCGACGACCGCGGTCTAAGTACCCTGAGTAAATTAGCCATGGCAGCTCGGGCGGGATCCATTAAGGTGTTCGGCACGGGCCAGACCAAGCGGGATTTCAACTTTGTTGAGGATGTCGCCACCGTGATCGAACAGTCGATCTGTCATGAAGTGCCAGGCACCTACAATGTTGCTTCCGGACGCAGCCGGTCTCTGTGCGAGATCGCTGAGTTGGTTCGGAACACTTTAAATCCTGCGGCTACAATACAACGGATCGACACCGTTAGCACCGCACGTGAATATGACCTGGATTTTGATCAGAGCGAGTTTGCCCAGGCGTACCCAAACATGAGGTACACAACGCTCGAATCGGCGGTTGTATCGTACCAATAA
- a CDS encoding glycosyltransferase family A protein has product MRPKVSVALCNYNHARYLKQCVAGILRQTYKDFELVITDDGSTDGSQKLIQDLANHDRRIVANFLPKNVGVMKAVEATMARVTGEYIYNEASDDFLVDERFFERAISALETDPRPAGFFAVTGLYSEETKQLTGSMGIAPHLGYIAPGEVMPAFLRGGLFVPGSSSIWRTARYREIGGFDFRLGPQIDYLINHLLPSLHGVIYDNAGVKVMRCFANSYSSSASLWAQAERYQLVEKILRERAPSYEGMESDWVAWRARLMADALCKFGYCLAR; this is encoded by the coding sequence GTGCGCCCGAAGGTCTCGGTTGCCTTGTGCAACTACAATCACGCTAGGTACTTGAAGCAATGCGTGGCGGGTATCCTGCGGCAGACCTACAAGGATTTCGAACTTGTGATCACTGATGATGGCTCTACCGATGGAAGCCAAAAACTGATCCAGGACCTTGCGAACCATGACCGGCGAATTGTGGCGAACTTCTTGCCGAAGAATGTTGGCGTCATGAAGGCCGTCGAGGCCACAATGGCTAGGGTTACTGGCGAGTATATCTACAACGAGGCATCCGATGACTTTCTCGTCGATGAACGCTTCTTCGAACGCGCCATCTCCGCGCTCGAGACAGACCCTCGCCCTGCTGGCTTCTTCGCGGTTACTGGGCTCTATTCCGAAGAGACAAAGCAGCTCACCGGGTCCATGGGTATCGCTCCGCACCTGGGCTACATCGCCCCTGGAGAGGTGATGCCTGCATTCTTGCGCGGTGGTCTTTTCGTTCCTGGCAGCAGTTCGATATGGCGAACCGCCCGTTATCGTGAGATCGGGGGTTTCGATTTCCGCCTTGGGCCCCAGATTGATTACCTGATCAACCATCTGCTCCCGTCCTTGCACGGTGTCATCTATGACAATGCGGGCGTCAAGGTCATGCGCTGCTTCGCCAACAGCTACAGCTCCTCCGCCTCGCTGTGGGCACAGGCGGAGCGCTACCAACTGGTCGAGAAGATCCTGCGCGAGAGGGCGCCTTCGTACGAGGGCATGGAATCCGACTGGGTGGCGTGGCGGGCCAGGCTAATGGCGGACGCGCTCTGCAAATTCGGATACTGCCTCGCGAGATGA
- a CDS encoding type II toxin-antitoxin system PemK/MazF family toxin, translating to MRMHQWDIVRVRINPNDKDEHPAIVISREEWCQDDRKLALNVLYGTTNRPAEQPGPCDVPLNGADGLERLTLVNCEHIFSVSRTKIISVVGRVSVERRRQIGRMVVMAYRLPL from the coding sequence ATGAGAATGCACCAATGGGACATTGTGCGCGTTAGAATTAACCCGAACGACAAAGACGAACATCCGGCCATCGTCATTTCCCGCGAGGAGTGGTGCCAGGACGATAGAAAACTCGCACTCAATGTCCTCTACGGCACCACGAATAGGCCGGCAGAACAGCCTGGTCCGTGTGATGTGCCTCTGAACGGCGCTGATGGCTTGGAGCGACTCACGCTAGTCAACTGCGAGCATATCTTTTCGGTATCTCGTACAAAAATCATCTCGGTCGTCGGCCGAGTATCTGTAGAGAGACGGCGTCAAATAGGCCGCATGGTCGTGATGGCTTACCGACTGCCGTTGTGA
- a CDS encoding class I SAM-dependent methyltransferase codes for MVVASPMPAEQKNDEDFQILWALPDLPLTEKFGRYSPEHAVGYDQALVISRTTGHVQLLHQLPPATLYTESAYSFRTGESAKSRQGVAFFLDFFRRYTHGNRFRSIVDVGGNDLYVARAMQSFGDCCTVIDPICAAQDGEIVDGIRIIGRLMEQVDLRTDMPPPDLVICRHTLEHVSDPESVVRQWFRQTTRECLFFVEVPSLECLRESLRFDAIFHQHLHYFDLDSLSHLIWRCGGEVFAHAINRDGSCGGNLLIAFRKADSPERPSPVSVQAKIEAMLREIAHFDAQMATIANRLSSLPKPIFGYGAGLMLATYAYHLKSDLSQLDCILDDDPFKNGGGYENLPVKIALPSLRLPPPGASYLITSLENLRPIAKRIFDLVPARILVPNVL; via the coding sequence ATGGTCGTCGCGTCACCCATGCCAGCAGAGCAGAAGAACGATGAGGATTTTCAGATACTCTGGGCTTTGCCCGATCTCCCCCTGACGGAGAAGTTCGGTCGCTACTCCCCAGAGCACGCTGTCGGATACGACCAGGCATTGGTGATTTCCCGCACGACCGGACACGTTCAGCTCCTTCACCAACTGCCACCGGCCACGCTCTACACAGAGTCGGCCTATTCGTTCCGGACTGGAGAGTCTGCCAAATCCCGTCAAGGAGTCGCCTTCTTCCTCGATTTTTTTCGACGCTACACCCACGGCAATCGCTTTCGGTCCATCGTCGATGTCGGCGGCAATGACCTCTACGTCGCACGTGCGATGCAGTCCTTTGGCGACTGCTGTACCGTGATCGATCCCATTTGCGCGGCTCAGGACGGAGAAATTGTGGATGGGATTCGAATCATTGGACGGTTGATGGAGCAAGTGGACCTCCGCACAGATATGCCGCCCCCTGATCTTGTCATTTGCCGTCACACTCTGGAACACGTCTCGGATCCGGAATCCGTCGTGAGACAATGGTTCCGACAAACAACGCGTGAGTGCCTTTTCTTCGTTGAAGTTCCATCCCTCGAATGTCTGCGGGAGTCGCTGCGCTTCGACGCAATCTTCCATCAGCACTTGCACTATTTCGACTTGGACTCCCTCAGCCATCTGATCTGGCGATGCGGCGGAGAAGTGTTTGCTCACGCCATCAATCGTGACGGGTCCTGTGGAGGTAATCTCTTGATCGCGTTTCGCAAGGCCGATTCGCCTGAACGTCCTTCTCCGGTCTCGGTGCAGGCCAAGATCGAAGCCATGCTTCGCGAGATCGCCCATTTCGATGCGCAAATGGCCACGATCGCGAATCGACTAAGCTCCCTTCCTAAACCGATCTTCGGCTATGGCGCCGGGCTCATGTTGGCAACCTACGCCTACCACCTGAAATCTGACCTAAGCCAACTCGACTGCATCCTCGACGACGACCCGTTCAAAAACGGGGGTGGCTACGAGAATCTCCCGGTCAAAATAGCCCTGCCATCCCTCCGTCTCCCCCCGCCAGGTGCGTCGTATTTGATAACATCTCTTGAGAATCTCCGCCCAATCGCCAAGCGAATCTTCGACCTAGTTCCGGCCCGTATTCTTGTACCCAACGTCCTCTAA
- the lhgO gene encoding L-2-hydroxyglutarate oxidase codes for MTTVIIGGGLVGLGTALALKRRSPGMNIDIIEKERVAGAHQSTHNSGVLHAGLYYKPGSLKAKLAVEGIRRMTAFCAEHGIAHEICGKLVVATNDEEVGRLRTLLERGTQNGLRGLKWLEREALREIEPHAAGIAAVHVPEEGIVDYRAVCDALVETLRKQGVGVITGACVTGIRRIGTSWLVQTTAGETEADYVINCAGLHSDRVAQLTGEKRSARIVPFRGEYYQLRTEARHLVKHLIYPVPDPTFPFLGVHFTRLVGGGIEAGPNAVLAYSREGYTKWAFNSRDFLDAVGYRGLWAFLRRHKGMAFDEVRRSFSKSLFCASLQKLVPEIRESDLEPGGAGVRAQAMLEDGTLVQDFHLMERDGILHVLNAPSPAATASLAIGEHIAEQVGRRLRVANRESLSS; via the coding sequence ATGACAACGGTCATCATCGGCGGCGGTTTGGTGGGCCTCGGCACTGCGCTCGCGCTCAAGCGACGCTCGCCCGGGATGAATATCGACATCATCGAGAAGGAGCGGGTCGCCGGTGCGCATCAGAGCACGCACAACAGTGGCGTCCTGCACGCGGGACTCTATTACAAGCCGGGATCGCTCAAGGCGAAACTGGCTGTGGAAGGCATTCGGCGCATGACAGCTTTCTGCGCCGAACACGGCATTGCTCACGAGATCTGTGGCAAGCTGGTTGTCGCCACAAACGACGAGGAAGTCGGTCGGTTGCGCACGCTCCTGGAGCGTGGCACCCAGAACGGCTTGCGCGGCCTTAAGTGGCTGGAACGCGAAGCCCTTCGGGAGATCGAGCCCCATGCGGCCGGTATCGCGGCCGTGCATGTGCCGGAAGAAGGAATTGTCGATTATCGCGCCGTGTGTGACGCCCTTGTCGAGACGCTGCGCAAGCAGGGTGTGGGTGTGATCACGGGAGCCTGTGTCACGGGAATCCGTCGGATCGGCACAAGCTGGCTCGTGCAGACAACGGCTGGAGAAACCGAGGCGGATTACGTGATAAACTGCGCCGGTCTCCATTCGGATCGTGTCGCGCAGCTTACCGGTGAGAAACGCTCTGCACGCATTGTGCCTTTCCGTGGCGAGTACTACCAATTGCGGACGGAAGCCCGGCACCTCGTGAAGCACCTAATCTATCCCGTGCCGGACCCGACCTTCCCCTTTCTTGGCGTCCATTTCACCCGGCTCGTCGGAGGCGGAATCGAAGCGGGTCCCAATGCCGTCCTCGCGTATTCACGGGAAGGATACACCAAGTGGGCATTTAACAGCAGGGACTTCCTGGATGCCGTCGGCTATCGCGGCCTCTGGGCGTTTTTGCGCAGGCACAAGGGAATGGCGTTTGATGAGGTGCGCCGCTCGTTTAGCAAGAGTCTCTTTTGTGCATCGCTTCAGAAGCTGGTTCCGGAGATTCGCGAGAGTGACTTGGAGCCCGGCGGAGCTGGCGTGCGCGCGCAGGCGATGCTTGAGGATGGCACCCTGGTGCAGGATTTTCACCTGATGGAGCGCGACGGAATCCTGCACGTGCTGAATGCCCCGAGCCCGGCCGCGACGGCCTCGCTGGCGATTGGAGAGCATATTGCGGAGCAGGTGGGGCGGCGGCTTCGCGTGGCAAACCGGGAGAGTCTTTCTTCATGA
- a CDS encoding tetratricopeptide repeat protein gives MIANPLPQTSPTAVASTPRPVTLADTLLLLRRAGQAALEAGNPSEAIDAYSRLTTLAPHDPAAHMSLAIALIKIGRKEEGIAALDTACRLSPKDARLWKLLGGARVANGQLDLASVAFENAFTINPADNDLIAQMVDVQARSGRPDNAAQWATLLLASTSHEMKLLEVLASLAAASGNQNLSRVAALRATALQTPKKPSLRLDLINVEITTFCNLKCSGCCRTVGVNNGKWSNNHMALEDFKRLVDQLPPVGVFVPYGIGEPTLHPEIFEIIRIAKTTPKFGQVMLTSNATARRIEDFDRLFELGLDRLCVSVDSLDPDLIDQVRPGTDVAKLKQRLIYLVQKYPGRLEIRSVVGKNNVHALPSLLAELNSFGKLDAYFQPYDDVGNPAGCLTSAEKRQVLAFFEANRSLYPNLNIVPQSFVPQGGICRMPWSAPFVTAKGEVTPCCRVVNPEIATFGNALETPFTKVWDSEETNAWRREFLVKSPEMCRGCPMFAERP, from the coding sequence ATGATCGCCAACCCGCTCCCCCAGACATCGCCTACGGCCGTTGCATCGACCCCACGGCCTGTCACTCTAGCCGACACCCTCCTTTTGCTTCGTCGCGCAGGCCAGGCAGCCTTGGAGGCGGGCAATCCGTCTGAAGCAATCGACGCCTACTCCAGACTCACCACGCTCGCCCCTCACGATCCAGCCGCACATATGTCGTTGGCGATCGCTTTGATCAAAATAGGGCGCAAGGAGGAAGGTATCGCCGCTCTGGATACTGCGTGCCGCCTCTCCCCAAAGGACGCTCGACTCTGGAAGCTTCTTGGCGGCGCGAGAGTCGCAAATGGCCAACTGGACTTGGCTTCGGTCGCCTTCGAGAATGCGTTCACTATCAACCCGGCAGACAACGACCTCATCGCCCAAATGGTTGACGTACAGGCCAGGTCGGGGCGCCCGGATAATGCAGCTCAATGGGCAACCCTGTTGCTTGCGAGCACAAGCCATGAGATGAAACTGCTCGAAGTGCTCGCATCGCTTGCAGCGGCATCTGGAAATCAAAATCTATCCCGGGTTGCCGCACTCCGCGCGACGGCACTGCAGACCCCAAAAAAGCCGTCTCTTCGCCTCGATCTCATCAACGTCGAGATTACTACCTTCTGCAACTTGAAGTGCTCCGGTTGCTGCCGCACGGTCGGTGTCAACAACGGTAAGTGGTCGAACAATCACATGGCGTTGGAGGATTTCAAGCGGCTTGTCGATCAGCTTCCTCCTGTTGGCGTGTTCGTGCCTTATGGGATCGGCGAGCCCACCTTGCATCCGGAGATCTTCGAGATCATCCGAATCGCGAAGACGACGCCAAAATTCGGCCAAGTGATGCTGACCAGCAATGCGACGGCTCGTCGCATCGAGGATTTCGATCGGCTGTTTGAACTGGGCCTCGATCGGTTGTGTGTTTCGGTCGACAGCCTTGATCCTGACCTGATCGATCAGGTGCGCCCAGGCACCGATGTCGCCAAGCTAAAACAGCGCCTCATCTATCTGGTGCAAAAGTATCCAGGACGTCTCGAAATTCGGTCCGTGGTGGGCAAGAACAATGTGCATGCGCTCCCGTCGCTATTGGCTGAACTCAATTCCTTTGGGAAGCTCGATGCCTATTTCCAGCCCTACGACGATGTAGGCAATCCCGCCGGTTGCCTCACGTCCGCCGAAAAGCGCCAAGTGCTGGCATTCTTTGAGGCAAACCGGAGCCTCTACCCCAACCTAAACATCGTTCCTCAAAGCTTCGTGCCGCAGGGGGGAATCTGTCGGATGCCATGGAGTGCGCCTTTCGTTACGGCGAAAGGCGAAGTCACACCATGCTGTCGCGTGGTCAATCCCGAGATCGCGACCTTCGGCAACGCCCTTGAAACCCCGTTCACCAAGGTTTGGGACTCGGAGGAGACGAACGCATGGCGGCGGGAGTTCCTGGTCAAGTCTCCAGAGATGTGCCGCGGCTGTCCGATGTTTGCCGAGCGCCCTTAA
- a CDS encoding class I SAM-dependent methyltransferase, whose translation MVLHHYDAHVAGLAEGIVGIDLNVEEQLSLVREIGPWSGEFDFPDDKDPTGRKRYYKRNGYFQDGDGFALFAMLKRLKPKKVIEIGSGFSSALMLDTCDKLGLKTILGFVEPYPDRLNMLLRESDRKRCILVQAPVQSVKKDAFKLLGPGDILFIDSSHVSKAMSDVNFLFFEILPLLQKGVWIHIHDIFWPFEYPKEFHQEGRAWNECYLLRALLMNNPVFRIRLFLTFLSANHRNLLISHCPHNARDGGVSIWLEKVA comes from the coding sequence ATGGTACTGCATCACTATGATGCACACGTAGCGGGATTGGCTGAGGGAATCGTCGGCATCGACCTGAACGTCGAGGAGCAGCTTAGCCTCGTCAGGGAGATTGGCCCTTGGTCGGGTGAGTTTGACTTTCCAGACGACAAGGATCCAACGGGGCGAAAACGTTACTACAAGCGGAATGGCTATTTTCAGGACGGGGACGGTTTCGCGTTGTTTGCGATGCTCAAGAGGCTGAAGCCAAAAAAGGTTATCGAGATTGGGTCGGGCTTTTCTTCGGCCTTGATGCTCGACACCTGCGACAAGCTCGGACTGAAGACCATTCTTGGGTTTGTTGAGCCCTATCCGGATCGGTTGAATATGTTGCTGCGTGAGTCCGATCGCAAACGTTGCATCCTTGTGCAGGCTCCGGTGCAGAGCGTGAAAAAGGACGCCTTCAAACTGTTAGGCCCGGGTGACATCCTGTTCATTGACTCCTCTCACGTCAGCAAAGCGATGAGTGATGTGAACTTCCTCTTTTTCGAGATACTCCCATTGCTCCAGAAGGGAGTCTGGATTCACATACATGACATCTTCTGGCCGTTTGAGTACCCAAAGGAGTTTCATCAGGAAGGAAGGGCGTGGAATGAATGCTACCTGCTCCGGGCCTTGCTCATGAACAATCCGGTTTTCAGGATCAGACTGTTCCTCACGTTTCTCAGCGCCAATCACCGCAACCTCCTCATCTCCCATTGCCCCCATAACGCCCGGGACGGAGGGGTGAGTATCTGGCTCGAAAAAGTGGCCTGA
- a CDS encoding FkbM family methyltransferase has product MTSLPFPNLGALISVLPEITTYHARHNPVYQYLDQVAKATVASSHLTDPEGKPENLGPFGELNFPFTEMGAINSLDLFGIDELIIFAFYWRNRMRYRHAGDIGGNLGLHSLLMSRCGWTVRTFEPDPRHANWLRRNLQLNGVTSVDLHEAAVSNQPGTLEFIRVLGNTTSSHLAGSKNNAYGELERFPVAVESISSVVTGLDFLKVDAEGQEKNIVLGISREVWKNLDMMVEIGTTENAEGVYEFVRETGLHAFAQKLGWNEVQSLKDMPAHYKEGTLFLTAKPTMNWA; this is encoded by the coding sequence ATGACATCGCTACCCTTCCCAAACCTCGGTGCTTTGATCTCGGTCCTTCCCGAAATCACGACTTACCACGCCCGCCACAATCCGGTCTACCAATACCTCGATCAGGTCGCAAAAGCGACGGTCGCCTCTTCCCATCTCACGGACCCTGAGGGCAAACCTGAGAACCTCGGCCCATTCGGTGAACTCAACTTCCCTTTCACTGAAATGGGCGCCATCAACTCATTGGACCTCTTCGGAATCGATGAGCTGATCATATTCGCCTTTTATTGGCGCAATCGGATGCGCTACCGGCACGCTGGTGATATCGGAGGCAACCTCGGACTCCATAGCCTTCTGATGAGCCGCTGCGGTTGGACGGTGCGGACGTTTGAACCGGATCCCCGCCATGCAAACTGGCTACGCCGTAACCTGCAATTGAATGGAGTAACCAGCGTAGACTTGCACGAGGCAGCCGTTTCCAACCAACCCGGAACCCTTGAGTTTATTCGTGTCCTCGGGAACACTACGAGCAGCCACCTTGCGGGCTCCAAAAACAACGCCTATGGTGAGCTTGAGCGCTTCCCGGTAGCCGTTGAGAGCATCAGTTCTGTCGTTACTGGGCTAGATTTCCTCAAGGTCGATGCTGAAGGTCAGGAAAAGAATATCGTCCTCGGCATCTCTCGGGAGGTTTGGAAGAACCTTGATATGATGGTCGAGATCGGAACGACCGAGAATGCAGAAGGGGTATACGAGTTCGTCCGCGAAACCGGCCTTCATGCCTTTGCCCAGAAGCTGGGTTGGAACGAGGTCCAATCCCTTAAGGACATGCCCGCTCATTATAAGGAGGGGACACTCTTTCTCACAGCGAAGCCGACAATGAATTGGGCCTGA
- a CDS encoding radical SAM protein, whose protein sequence is MTTQSPQTLMKQPTLNTSYHENRLRFSKELFERGDMMPFRYVFVLTNKCNLRCSFCFQDKGNHPGSMTKDDWLKVIDQLPAYAHVTLTGGEPLLFKGFEEIFLAITKKHTCNVISNGVLLNTKTVELLLSQPNFKVLSISVDNVENTIRDVPSEKWAHTKETLAYFRRRRSELGAQTVLDTKTVVLDENTEDLYRIHRYCLEDLGADTHTFMFLKGSPIQHADSMVPPESMWQESKAHKYLRFDLVLDQLEQVRVYNRLNGRRGFTHPKTIDLNSDHSVHAADFGYLNAEDHEKSLFHGCRGPWESVHINNDGSLFPCMAIGMGNVKTSSLQKIIFGQPFEEFKAIIRREGTVAACNRCGYLCPKNKGNA, encoded by the coding sequence ATGACTACGCAATCACCGCAAACGCTCATGAAGCAACCAACGCTCAACACTTCCTACCACGAGAACCGGCTGAGGTTCTCCAAGGAGCTGTTCGAGCGGGGCGATATGATGCCTTTCCGCTACGTATTTGTGCTCACGAACAAATGCAATTTGCGGTGCTCTTTCTGCTTTCAGGACAAGGGCAATCATCCTGGAAGCATGACTAAGGACGATTGGCTCAAGGTCATCGACCAGTTGCCCGCTTATGCACACGTCACGCTTACTGGTGGCGAGCCACTGCTTTTCAAGGGCTTTGAGGAGATCTTTCTCGCGATCACGAAGAAGCACACCTGCAATGTCATTTCGAACGGTGTTCTGCTCAATACAAAGACTGTTGAGCTTTTGCTGTCCCAACCCAATTTCAAGGTCCTGTCCATTTCGGTGGACAATGTTGAGAACACAATTCGCGATGTCCCTTCAGAAAAATGGGCGCACACTAAGGAGACGCTTGCCTACTTCCGCCGTCGCCGCAGTGAACTCGGCGCACAAACCGTTCTTGATACCAAGACGGTGGTGCTCGATGAGAACACCGAGGATCTCTATCGAATTCACAGGTACTGCCTCGAAGACCTCGGAGCCGACACCCACACGTTTATGTTTCTAAAAGGGTCGCCGATACAGCACGCCGACTCAATGGTGCCGCCCGAGTCGATGTGGCAGGAATCAAAGGCCCACAAGTACCTGAGATTCGATTTGGTGCTCGATCAACTTGAGCAAGTGCGAGTCTATAATCGGCTCAATGGGCGCCGGGGATTCACCCATCCGAAGACCATTGATCTCAACTCTGATCACTCCGTGCACGCAGCCGATTTTGGCTATCTCAACGCCGAGGATCACGAGAAGTCGTTGTTTCACGGATGCCGCGGACCATGGGAAAGCGTCCACATTAACAATGATGGCAGTCTTTTCCCTTGTATGGCCATAGGAATGGGCAACGTGAAGACCTCTTCCCTGCAGAAAATCATCTTCGGTCAACCTTTCGAGGAATTTAAGGCGATCATCAGGCGCGAGGGCACCGTCGCAGCCTGCAATCGGTGCGGCTACCTGTGTCCGAAAAACAAGGGTAATGCCTAA
- a CDS encoding DUF3568 family protein — protein MKTQSLLRLVVVLASLLMAGLQTGCVAVAVGAGAGAVAYVRGELAGDVASNLDNAVEAANEAIAGLRFAKVSEKSDALTGTIIARTADDKKVEVKLERVTDNTTKVRIRVGVFGDQAISMQVWERIRGAL, from the coding sequence ATGAAAACCCAGTCTCTTCTCCGTCTGGTTGTCGTGCTTGCCTCTCTGTTAATGGCCGGGTTGCAAACAGGCTGCGTGGCGGTGGCAGTTGGTGCGGGTGCAGGCGCGGTCGCCTACGTCAGGGGCGAACTCGCCGGTGATGTGGCCTCAAACCTCGATAATGCGGTGGAGGCTGCCAACGAGGCAATCGCTGGCCTGCGCTTCGCCAAAGTGAGCGAAAAGAGCGACGCCTTGACCGGCACGATCATTGCGCGGACGGCGGATGACAAGAAGGTCGAAGTCAAGCTGGAGCGGGTAACTGACAACACGACAAAGGTCCGCATTCGTGTCGGCGTTTTTGGCGATCAGGCCATCTCGATGCAGGTGTGGGAGCGCATCAGAGGCGCCCTTTGA